In Tenrec ecaudatus isolate mTenEca1 chromosome 9, mTenEca1.hap1, whole genome shotgun sequence, the DNA window CATACAGGGGAACAAAAAGCTAGACAAGTCAAGCTCGTCTCCAGCTGCTTCCAGACGCATTCCTAAGACAGCTGCAGGAAGGTAGCCCAGAATCTGAATCAGACAGGCAGGCTACACCAGCCGGTCAACTAGCTCACCTCTTGCATGCCAAAGCCCTGCATCTGTATAGTtctacagattgggctgctaaccgcagggtcagAGGCTACAAGTCGCTGTGCAGGGGACAAAGGCTTTCTAGTCTGGTACAGAGAACAGTCTCTGATGCACTTATCTTTTTTGAAACCATCAGACTCCCTTCAGGCTGCACCTCAGAAATGGTGGGCAGAGCGAAAGCTGAAACTCTGAATTAGGTGTCTACTTTCATTAAGCTTTCAGTGCTCTAGGAAGGACTGTCTTAGAGCTTTCCTTTCAACAGCATAGACTCGCTAACTCTCTTTCACAAGTCCTGATTTCTTTTTAAGCATTGTAACAAACAATTTTCCTCAAGTTTAGAAGGCAAAGCAGTGGTAAAGCAACTTCAACTATTTCAAAGTTAATTTTTGCTTGAATTACATTAGGCACGTCTGAAGGAATAACCAATCAGAGAACGTGCTAATCAATCCAAAATAACTAAACAAACAGTTTCCCTGAACAATGTTGAGGAAATGAACACAGTGTTTCCTTTGGCAACTGTACATCCGTCTTGCTAGGCATTTCTCTGCTGTAAAATGCATGGAAACAATCTCCAAGTTGTTATGGCAACCATACGTTCCTGATTTAGGTTACTTGTCTGTTCGTTAAATATTGAGTTATAGTGGCATTTTTCATCGTAAACATTTTGctatttgtgttttttaaaagataaccTGGGAATCTAGGCGTAAGATGTAGTTGTGAATTTTGAGAGGCAAAATGTCAGACTcagtacatatatgtatgtgctaCTCTCTCTGCAGACGAATTCTGTGATTGGAAGAAACCTTACAACATGCATGTGCAGTGTATGCCGTATTTAAATACTTTCCACATTTTCTTgcatttttttgaaaaagaaaaccttATTAAAAGCACTTGAAGATGTTAAAAACATGACCCTTGAGAACATTAAAGTGTACTCCTTTTAGGATGACTATTTACATATGAGAGTTGATTAACCCTTACTATGGAAGGAGGCCAAAAAAGGGGATTTTCAACGGTTTCAATAAACAATTAGCTATGTAacactttaaaaagcaaaaacaaaggcCTAGACTTTGTCCCCCTAAGACAAGTCATAACCATAGAAACTGATGACGTTCTTGAAAGAGTCTCCACAACTATCCAAGAGATCTTGGAGCTcatcccccccagcccccaaccccaccccacccctaccggCCAAAAAGGTGTCTACTTTCTATTTGGCAatttgttgtcatttgaatattgTCTATCGTTGGTTAAAGAATACATTATTTTATAAGCTTATTTGTCATTCAGGCTAGTATTATTTTAAAAGCTTCTGTCTGCTTTGAATTTTCTGATGCACGATGTTCACTGTTGCAGCTCGGGTTCAAGTGGGCTGCCGGGAACTTCGTTCCACCAAATACATCTCCGACGGCCAGTGCACCAGCATCAGCCCTCTGAAGGAGCTGGTGTGTGCGGGCGAGTGCTTGCCGCTGCCGGTGCTCCCCAACTGGATTGGGGGAGGTTATGGACCCAAGTACTGGAGCAGGCGGAGCTCCCAGGAATGGAGGTGTGTCAATGACAAAACACGCACCCAGAGGATCCAGCTGCAGTGCCAAGATGGCAGCGCGCGCACCTACAAAATCATGGTGGTTACAGCCTGCAAGTGCAAAAGGTACACTCGGCAGCACAATGAGTCCAGCCACAACTTCAAGAGCGTGCAACCTGCCAAGCCAGCTCAGCATCACAGAGAGAGGAAACGAGCCAGCAAAGCCAGCAAGCACAGCGTGAGTTAGAACGCAGACTCTCGGAAGTGGACTGACATGAGCATCTGCTGGACACATCTGATTGCTTGGACGACTCCAGCCTGCCATCGCTATTTTCTCACTTGAAAATGTATGCTTTCTGCTTTGATCACATCCAGCCAGCTGTCCTAAGTGTCAGGACCGTCTTTGGGAATCGCTTTTTTCCTTTTCAAGTTTTTGCAAGGTGTACCTATATCCGTGCGTGCAATTGCGTTGTTTTAATGCCCCAGTGCTTCTTACAAGACTGGTGATTACATATCTTTGCGTATATACCAATGACTCATTACACTTGAAACCAAAAAGGATCTGTCAATGGCCTGCCCTCTCCCAAATACCCCACATAAACATATAAATAAA includes these proteins:
- the SOSTDC1 gene encoding sclerostin domain-containing protein 1; protein product: MLLAAIHFSLLPLACILTKSCLAFKNDATEILYSHVVKPVPANPGSNSTLNQARNGGRHFSNSGVDRNTRVQVGCRELRSTKYISDGQCTSISPLKELVCAGECLPLPVLPNWIGGGYGPKYWSRRSSQEWRCVNDKTRTQRIQLQCQDGSARTYKIMVVTACKCKRYTRQHNESSHNFKSVQPAKPAQHHRERKRASKASKHSVS